cgggcgcgTAATTGCGCGGAGACAAACGAGCGCGGGGGCGATCGCGAATGGGCGCgtaggcgagtgagcgcgtgggcgagctggcgagtgagtgCGCGAGTGAGCGCGCTGGCGAGTGAACACGCTGGCGAGTGAGCGCGCtggcgagtgaacgcgctggcgAGTGAGCGCGCTGGCGAGTGAAcacgctggcgcgtgggcgaacgagagcgctcaggagaccgctgaggaCCAGGCgaccgatagtgtcctggagacctgtgacgcgtggacgagcgatggcgcgttggcgaacgctggcacgcaggcgagcgatggcgcgttggcaagcgatggcgcgtagaacgcgcaggcgagcgaccgcgcgtgggcgagctgatcgtaggggacctatgtttctccggatctgctgggcgctgacgcgtaggagagcgcttgcgcgcaggcgatggatcacgagggggatctggagatcgccggctctcaggggaacgctgacgcgctggtgatcgttgacgcgcaggagatcgctgatgagcaggagaacgttgacgcgtcggagaacgctggcgagcagagagacggcgcgtagaaggctgtgcaggagctatcggcgcgacgcgcaaaggcgaacgctcgcgagtgggctcaggaagaggaggcgcttgggcgtgcaggaactctagatgtacgcgcaggagaccgcgcgcattgctgcgcaggagaaagctgacgagcaggatcgcaagggcgaggagaagttgagttcttgcccatgtcctgaaccggagttctagggcacgtgggcgcacagggcgcgtgtcaggaactggaagcgcagtagcgcgttgacgagcaggagatctagtgcgctcaggagaccgttggcgcgctgggcacGCAGCcggaacaggaggatgttcgttgtccgtagaagagcgctggcgagcagtagggcgttgatcatcagaagagcgctggcgaacaggagagcgctggcgatcagtagagcgctgacgagcaggagagcgttggtgcgctactacgcgtgaacgagcagaagggcacgcaggggaaccctgacgcgcaagggaagcgcccacaccgtgggcgacatccctttgccccaaagggaccggtgcccgtcggctgacaATATCAGAAGACTGCTGGTcgtctgcacaggaagtagaaggtctggaaggcgtgggagaacgtgaacgatccctggagaggtctaaggacgcggctgctacagactgcttccggcgaggagagtccccatcggaggacggaggaggagaagactcgaaaaggcgcctcttgacacccttatagggagacgggaggcccttgcggcgaagcggacgatgagccttacggcgaaggcagccacgagggaggtcgtcaggatcatcagtcctccgaagaggagtctcagtcagagtgcttccccgagggggagacttagtCACAGGAGAGCCCGTAGGACCGCCTTCCCCCtctgaaggatgtacagaagggggaggagagccttcagcaacgtcatcaacatcaggagccgcagaggtttgaccagactcgtcggaagcctctgccaccacgacgtcgacgatagacagaggatctacctctgctatcaccggcgactgcttgacagcggcccctaactgaataaggtcaaacagggcttccttggagggcaggcccttaagccccaaggaatccccaagctgaaaaagatcatcattatacacaggattaacattatcaaaatcctcccccggaggaggagggggaaccgccccgctatgggaggcgacgccctctcccgcaccccgaggtcgggaaacagaactaggacctgcgctcccactcggcggcctctcacttgGAGCCAGACGAGGGGGAGcatcggaggaggtttgggcggcggaagaagagtcccgagagccttcctccttcaaggcatccctcgaaggagaacggtctctcttggacttcttcttacgccggcgggcaaacctctcccactgggaggcagaccactccctacactcactacatgtattttccctatcacaccgtcggcctcgacactgagggcaaagggtgtgaggatcggtatccaccgcagacatgaaggtaccgcaagggcggccagcgatcccagggcacttgcgcatgatgaacaccaaagggcgaggccaacttcaaacacacagctgaggaaaagcaaagaaaagattaaggctgtcaaaaacgaggacgatagacagacacgtctgcacatcgtccgagccaagagtgaagtgaagcaaatcactggtgtggggggggggggagcaagctaccccttcccctacccccgctaactagcgcgggggtagttaaccctcattaaaatctattggctcgtcaatttcagctacgccgaaagtaaacccaatgtaaatagcgtggtttgtatttcggttatggaacaaacaaATTATCTACGCATTTGTCATCTTTTGTGCCATTCTTATAAATTCTACAGAGCAATTATGGCAACAGTGGAAACTATTTATAAGAGGAAAGAGAAATTCAGTACTCTGAGTCTCTATATTCACTACAGTATAATGAATATAGAAACCTTTTAGAAATGTTGAGGTCCCAAAAATGTGTTCCCAGTCAACCCTTTGAGTGCAGGATACTGTATTTTTCACCATAAACAAAAATCTTCACATcaagaggaggaataaataaataaaggataatcATGTTACTGTAATAATTTTGGTTTGTTATCCATCTATGGACAGGGAGACCTTGGACTTTGCAAGTGGAAAACAAAACTAAAAGGTATTCGGTATAAAGGACAGTGaaacagagaatttaccaaagggcAAATGTTGCATGATGTTATTGGAGAAAGAAGCTTCTAAATATTATGAAACGGCCTGTCATATGTTAATATGATAGGTTATTGGGAGATACAATGGCCTTGAATCTAATTTTTGCATGGTCAAGGAAATCTCCTGCTCTTCAAGTTACTGATGCTGCTTTCTCTGTCTTGAAATTGTAAGACATCTTGACAAGTAAATTCCATATCCTAAGGTGTTAGAATCTGAATAAAGTACCCAGCGGAGGCAGTATTGCTAgtgtttaaccctttaacccccaggctatttggaaacttccaacccttaacccccagggggttatttttttcccagcacattttgcagtatatttttttttaaattgctctaacagccttaatttttgtcatagagaggtcaggttggtctcattctcttggaaaatgcctgaattttcacaaaagattatcaaatatatgaaaaaaaaattttatagcattttttcgcaaggacgtaccagtacgtccatgtgggttaaagggatggcttttgtgaaacgtaccagtacgtcctttgggggtaaaagggttaagaatatgATCCAAAATCATAAAATACACCTGTTAGTTGTTTCATTCAAACTACAGCATTGTGTATAGCTTACCTATCAATACAACCAAAAATAAATTTCATTcatgaaataaaatcaaatgtACAAATCTTACTCTTAAATgaaaactgaaaaggaaaataagagagAAATGAGCTTACCACAGGAAGATTTGCTTGAATAATGTCCAGAGCCTTCCCCAGAAAAAGCATCCGCTTGAAGTGAACCCACTTTGGTTCATATCGCTCCTGATTTGCCTGGCTTTTGGAAACATAAACTTTATAAAGTTCTTGGACAAAAAGTGTCTTCAAGTTATTGAATTTCCTCCATACATCTCctgaaaaataaaacaaagcactttctataatttgatttatatatatatatatatatatatatatatatatatatatatatatatatatatatatatatatatatagcctctctctctctctctctctctctctctctctctctctctctctctctctctctctctctctctctctctctctctctctctttttttggagTTTACATTGgtgagaatattttatatatatatatatatatatatatatatatatatatatatatatatatatatatatatatatatatatatatatagatatatatatagatatatatatatatatatatatatatatatatatatatatatatatatatatagatagatagatagatagatagatatatatagatatatatctatctatatatatctatctatatatatatatatatatatatatatatatagatatatatatatatatatatatatatatatatatgtagatatatatatatatatatatatatatatatatatataaatatatatatatatatatatatatatatatatatatatatatatatatatatatatatatatatatatatatatatatatatatatagatatatatatatatatatatatatatatatatatatatatatatatatatatatatatatatatatatagatatagatatatatatatatatatatatatatatatatatagatatatatatatatatatatagatatatatatatacatatatatatatagatatagatatatatatagatatatatatatatatatagatatatatatatatatatatagatatagatatatatatagatatatatatatatatatagatatatatatatatatatatatatatagatatatatatatacatatatatatatatagatatagatatatatatagatatagatatatatatatatatatatatatatatatatatatatatatatatatatatatatatatatatatatatagatagatagatagatagatagatagatagatatatatagatatagatatatatagatatatatagatatatatatatagatatatatatatatatgtatatatatagatatatatatatatacatatatatatatatatatatatatatagatatatatagatatatatagatatatatatatatatatatatatatatatatatatatatatatatatatatatatatatatatagatatatagatagatatatagatatatatatagatatatatatatatatatatatatatatatatatatatatatagatagatagatagatagatagatatatatatatatatatatatatatatatatatatatatatatatagatatatatatatatggatatatatatatatatatatatatatatatatatatatatatatatatatatatatatatatatatatatatatatatatatagatagatatagatatatacttgtgtacatatatatatatatatatatatatatatatatatatatatatatatatatatatatatatatatatatatatatatatatggcttgagccacaatttttttttctcccggCATAAGGCTTAGACCAGGGCTAGCCAAATGAATAGGTTAAGATTGGGCAATGTCTTACCTGCTGTCAGTTCTAAATCATCTTCGTATCCCGATTCTCTTTTTATGATGGCTGCAATATTTTCAAGTTTCTGCCTCTTCAGCATAGGCTTCGTAAAATGGGGATGGCTTGGATCCCAAAGGAGCCTGTTTGCCCTTATATAATGGATCAACATCTCTTCCATTAAGGTTGACCATGTTTCATTAGCACTATGATCGTTAACTTTTCCTGCTGGATTTCTTTCGAATCTCCAATTGGGCGAATGACGACCTACTGTCTCCATGATGCGAAATAACAGTAGATTTTCAAATACAGTGGACTGGTAGACTACAAAAGCTGCTAATACTTGTAGGCCTAAGTTGATCACAAACTATAGCTAAGCCCAATTCAAGGTTGCCAGGTTATTTCCTGTTTTCGTCGTCCATGAGGATTAGAATTATCGTTTTTCACCCAA
The genomic region above belongs to Palaemon carinicauda isolate YSFRI2023 chromosome 45, ASM3689809v2, whole genome shotgun sequence and contains:
- the LOC137634635 gene encoding uncharacterized protein; the protein is METVGRHSPNWRFERNPAGKVNDHSANETWSTLMEEMLIHYIRANRLLWDPSHPHFTKPMLKRQKLENIAAIIKRESGYEDDLELTAGDVWRKFNNLKTLFVQELYKVYVSKSQANQERYEPKWVHFKRMLFLGKALDIIQANLPVRRENPVTVKEEGSIGRLPIASLSILNELQQQSQKTKDELRIIGDWSANNNSVKREAVDPAVAGCSHAVGIDRGCDNVISRSSSKRAKLSKIQEKKAAEVAETFGKFVTASIKRCSEEKQHTLMADITQFIGEFNMK